In a single window of the Photobacterium profundum SS9 genome:
- a CDS encoding DUF2170 family protein, which translates to MTLQLSDLLPILSEHEGWQIETNEQTLVLRNEDNIEAYLAVAGEQILVEVLLFPQDQVKDVNALNDEILRTHMMFPLSTIGLNTIDGHSYYIAFGSLSSQSNAQSVVIEVATLFRNVEAFIELYQEHLAETV; encoded by the coding sequence ATGACGTTGCAATTATCAGATCTTCTTCCGATTCTAAGCGAGCATGAAGGTTGGCAGATTGAAACCAATGAGCAAACGCTTGTTCTACGTAATGAAGATAACATCGAAGCATACCTTGCCGTTGCGGGTGAGCAGATTCTTGTTGAAGTATTATTATTTCCACAAGACCAAGTAAAAGATGTGAATGCGTTAAACGATGAGATCTTACGCACGCACATGATGTTCCCATTATCTACCATTGGTCTTAATACCATTGATGGTCACAGCTATTACATTGCATTTGGTTCTTTATCTTCTCAATCCAATGCACAAAGTGTTGTTATTGAAGTAGCAACTTTATTCCGAAATGTAGAAGCATTTATCGAACTTTACCAAGAACACCTAGCGGAGACAGTATAA
- a CDS encoding potassium channel family protein, whose product MSIWILFQRWAVKNLGQLNGRNLLLTLLGYSAISWLLLVIAGERALTHSLTDFVYYLFVTASTVGYGDMSPTTVMGKWVVSLFIIPGGLGLFALGIGRIAGGFISYWKSGLLGRRSLKVDNHILVLGWNAQRTLHLIKMLQHEEKGNRPIVLCVRPEIENPLPGEVEFVRVASFTDNEGMARASIEQASCIVIDNPEDDVTLSAALYCANKNPTAHLLAYFNDESLSQLLKQHCPNAECIPSVAVEMLAKAAVDPGSSELHHELLSTDQGMTQYSVTYPSGSAITTIDILFTLFKQEHDATLIAIDTGDGVELNPSLQREVPPGAKLFYISDERINQFNWK is encoded by the coding sequence ATGTCGATATGGATTCTCTTTCAACGTTGGGCCGTAAAAAACTTAGGGCAGTTGAATGGACGAAACCTTTTACTTACCTTGCTTGGTTATAGTGCAATAAGCTGGCTATTACTTGTGATAGCCGGTGAGCGTGCACTTACGCACTCACTTACCGATTTTGTTTATTATCTATTCGTAACAGCATCAACCGTTGGCTATGGTGACATGTCACCCACAACGGTAATGGGTAAGTGGGTCGTTTCTTTATTCATTATTCCCGGTGGTCTTGGGTTATTTGCACTCGGTATTGGGCGTATTGCAGGGGGTTTCATTTCTTATTGGAAAAGTGGCCTGTTGGGAAGACGGAGTCTTAAAGTGGACAATCATATTTTAGTGCTTGGCTGGAATGCGCAACGCACCTTGCATCTGATAAAAATGTTGCAACATGAAGAAAAAGGCAACCGCCCTATCGTATTATGCGTGCGTCCTGAAATAGAAAACCCATTGCCGGGTGAAGTTGAATTTGTCCGTGTAGCTAGCTTTACCGATAATGAAGGGATGGCACGAGCAAGCATTGAACAAGCAAGCTGTATTGTGATTGATAATCCCGAAGACGACGTAACGCTATCGGCAGCCTTATACTGTGCCAATAAGAACCCTACCGCACACCTGCTTGCCTATTTCAATGACGAATCTTTAAGCCAGTTGCTTAAGCAGCATTGTCCGAATGCTGAATGCATTCCTTCTGTCGCGGTAGAGATGCTAGCAAAAGCAGCAGTTGACCCTGGTTCAAGCGAGTTACACCATGAATTACTGAGTACAGATCAAGGCATGACTCAATACTCGGTCACCTACCCAAGTGGCTCAGCCATTACGACTATCGATATTTTATTCACGCTCTTTAAGCAAGAACACGATGCGACTCTCATTGCGATTGATACGGGGGATGGCGTAGAGCTGAACCCTTCGCTGCAGCGTGAAGTACCACCAGGGGCTAAGCTTTTTTATATCTCTGATGAACGTATTAACCAGTTCAATTGGAAATAA
- a CDS encoding anaerobic C4-dicarboxylate transporter, which yields MIIFQIVLLLSAIILAARLGGIGVGLAGGLGMAIAVFGLGLPPGDIPVSVILIIMSVILTLSVMQQAGGMNYMVNCAEKMLRNNPKYINILAPATTFVLTTLAGTGYTAMSVLNVIQQVAKENGVRPSQPLSSAVVASQIAITASPISAATAAMYVVVETMGVSFGTALSVIMPAALFGTVVASFVASRQGCELKDDPIFKERVEKGLVNFTAEEQKQIEPTIEAKRSVWLFLGGVLFIVALLLFKPLLGHALGSRDIIVIVMLLTSFIMAMVCKVQLTSIKKAPIFADGAESLVVILGIVWLSSTIIGVHIPEIKILAGDVLNEYPALLAVVFFCTSALLFSQGATSALLVPIAASLNVDPATILGSFVAVSALYMTNIYPTTAFAIATDDTGSFLSSRWNGSFIVNHPFFLPGMLGIVAAVPFGFILANIFV from the coding sequence ATGATTATATTTCAAATAGTATTGTTATTAAGCGCGATTATTCTTGCTGCTCGTTTAGGTGGTATCGGGGTAGGGTTGGCGGGTGGTTTAGGAATGGCGATTGCTGTTTTTGGGCTTGGCTTGCCACCGGGAGATATTCCGGTTTCAGTTATTTTGATCATTATGTCCGTGATCTTGACGCTGTCGGTGATGCAGCAAGCGGGCGGTATGAACTACATGGTGAATTGCGCTGAAAAAATGCTGCGTAATAACCCTAAGTACATCAATATTCTGGCTCCGGCCACTACTTTTGTGCTGACGACACTGGCGGGAACGGGTTATACGGCAATGTCGGTATTGAATGTTATCCAGCAAGTCGCCAAGGAAAACGGGGTTCGTCCTAGCCAGCCGCTAAGCTCGGCAGTTGTTGCCTCTCAAATCGCGATTACCGCTTCGCCGATTTCGGCAGCGACCGCTGCGATGTACGTCGTGGTTGAAACGATGGGGGTAAGTTTTGGCACTGCGCTAAGCGTGATCATGCCTGCTGCCTTGTTTGGTACTGTTGTTGCTTCATTCGTGGCAAGTCGTCAGGGGTGTGAGCTGAAAGATGATCCAATCTTCAAAGAACGTGTCGAGAAAGGGTTGGTAAACTTTACAGCGGAAGAGCAGAAACAGATTGAACCGACGATTGAAGCCAAGCGTTCGGTGTGGTTGTTCCTTGGCGGTGTGTTGTTCATTGTCGCCTTGTTGTTGTTTAAACCGCTGCTGGGCCATGCCTTGGGTTCTCGTGACATCATCGTTATTGTGATGCTGCTAACTAGCTTTATTATGGCAATGGTGTGTAAGGTTCAGCTTACTTCAATCAAAAAAGCGCCGATTTTTGCTGATGGTGCAGAAAGCTTAGTTGTGATCCTCGGTATTGTTTGGTTGAGCTCGACCATTATTGGTGTGCATATTCCTGAGATAAAAATACTGGCGGGTGATGTACTGAATGAGTATCCAGCGCTGCTGGCGGTAGTCTTCTTTTGCACATCGGCTTTGCTGTTTAGCCAAGGGGCAACCAGTGCTTTGTTGGTACCAATTGCAGCGTCGCTAAATGTTGATCCGGCTACAATCTTAGGCAGTTTTGTTGCGGTGAGCGCGCTGTATATGACCAATATTTACCCAACAACGGCTTTCGCCATTGCAACGGATGACACTGGCTCTTTCCTCAGCAGTCGGTGGAATGGCTCCTTCATTGTTAACCATCCGTTCTTCCTGCCGGGCATGTTGGGTATCGTGGCTGCTGTACCGTTCGGTTTTATACTGGCGAATATTTTTGTCTAG
- a CDS encoding LysR family transcriptional regulator — translation MDNIAFDLRQLRTFITVVETGSFSKAAQQLNQTQSAVSQLVQSLEQILDSKLLDRSKRPIKLTLTGRELYEQGSKLLAESRKLQDWMHSIEKGKLPRLRIGMVDSVTQIAGIELLKYLQPKVAHINQITGTAPELLTSLQSGKTDIIISMANQDIPQDLAMFPLLGEQYVVVTPANWETKDIQWLARNKPYIAYENWTPTGTQTNNWLRWRNYKPQNQFSLDRADNVLGMVAEGLGWSLSSPTFLARQLELLDKLECQPLPAPGITRQLAVISRKGEFGSLIEEFVEDIRNIVLNQKVQEVKRRWNWINVEGL, via the coding sequence ATGGACAATATTGCCTTTGATCTTCGCCAACTCAGAACCTTCATTACAGTGGTCGAGACCGGCTCGTTTAGCAAAGCGGCCCAACAGCTTAATCAAACCCAATCAGCGGTTTCACAGCTGGTTCAGAGCCTAGAGCAGATACTTGACAGCAAACTGTTAGACAGAAGTAAGCGTCCAATCAAACTGACACTGACTGGACGGGAACTGTACGAGCAAGGCAGCAAACTACTGGCTGAATCGCGCAAACTGCAAGACTGGATGCACTCGATAGAAAAAGGCAAACTACCCCGATTGCGTATTGGCATGGTCGATTCGGTTACCCAAATTGCGGGTATAGAGTTGCTCAAATATCTCCAACCCAAAGTTGCCCATATCAACCAGATAACTGGCACCGCACCAGAATTGCTAACCTCACTTCAGTCAGGCAAAACCGATATCATCATCAGTATGGCTAATCAGGATATCCCACAGGATCTCGCCATGTTCCCACTATTGGGAGAGCAATACGTCGTTGTTACCCCTGCAAACTGGGAAACGAAAGACATCCAATGGCTGGCAAGAAACAAGCCTTATATCGCCTATGAAAACTGGACACCGACAGGAACCCAAACCAACAATTGGCTACGCTGGCGTAACTACAAGCCACAGAATCAATTCTCTCTTGATCGCGCCGATAACGTGCTGGGTATGGTGGCAGAAGGATTAGGGTGGTCGCTGTCCTCACCCACGTTTTTGGCTCGACAACTTGAGCTTCTGGATAAACTGGAATGCCAGCCATTACCAGCTCCTGGCATCACCCGACAATTAGCCGTTATCAGCCGAAAGGGGGAATTTGGCAGCTTGATTGAAGAATTTGTTGAGGATATTAGGAATATTGTTCTCAATCAGAAAGTACAAGAAGTGAAAAGGCGCTGGAATTGGATTAACGTCGAAGGGCTTTAG
- a CDS encoding aspartate ammonia-lyase, with protein sequence MRKETDVLGEMMLPDEVYYGIQTVRARDNFAVSGRTAVDVPHYLWAVAAIKQAAAKANCKIGALDATVAKAIVQASQEMMAHRFDDQFPIDIFQGGGGTSTNMNANEVIANRANEILTGKKGYDVVHPNTHVNMGQSTNDVIPAVMKMTCRINLHALIAEVAALEVMLEEKTQAFDHVVKLARTCLQDAVPITLGQQFSGYLHQVRRLHQSLKTASEQTLDLPLGATAVGTGLSTHEGYLEQVYIELREISGEQFIAEDNFFDGLQNGDTYLEVAAQLKKLAAFLSKMATDFRLQGSGPRAGFNELFLPAVQPGSSIMPGKINPVMPELINQIAYQVIGNDVTITMAVEGGELDLNVWEPVIIKALFESCNLLTNAIPLFVEKCLKDLLPNEPVCREYAEKSTALATVIATLFGYKVGCRIAAKAFEQNLRVRDVVLDEQLLTPEQADYLLDPMVMTNPKASAAAVTRYQQEMATPQKNLNSEVNTKEPA encoded by the coding sequence ATGAGAAAAGAAACTGATGTATTAGGCGAGATGATGTTACCCGATGAGGTTTACTACGGTATTCAGACTGTTCGTGCCCGTGATAACTTTGCTGTATCTGGTCGTACGGCAGTAGATGTACCACATTATTTGTGGGCCGTTGCGGCTATCAAGCAAGCTGCAGCTAAAGCTAACTGCAAAATTGGTGCGCTAGACGCCACTGTGGCTAAAGCGATTGTACAGGCTTCACAGGAAATGATGGCTCACCGTTTCGATGATCAGTTCCCGATTGATATTTTTCAAGGTGGCGGCGGAACCTCGACCAATATGAATGCCAATGAGGTGATAGCAAATCGCGCTAACGAAATTCTTACCGGAAAGAAAGGCTATGATGTTGTACATCCCAATACTCACGTCAATATGGGGCAGTCGACTAACGATGTGATCCCTGCAGTGATGAAGATGACTTGCCGTATTAACTTACATGCGCTGATCGCAGAGGTCGCAGCACTTGAAGTCATGCTGGAAGAGAAAACCCAAGCATTTGATCACGTGGTGAAGCTGGCGAGAACCTGCCTGCAAGATGCGGTGCCGATTACTCTTGGCCAGCAATTCAGCGGCTATTTACATCAAGTTCGCCGTCTGCATCAATCGTTGAAAACAGCAAGCGAACAAACACTTGATTTACCGTTAGGTGCTACGGCGGTTGGTACGGGCTTGTCTACACATGAGGGCTACCTAGAGCAGGTATATATCGAGCTTCGGGAAATATCGGGTGAACAGTTTATTGCTGAAGATAACTTCTTCGACGGTTTGCAAAATGGTGATACCTACCTTGAAGTTGCAGCTCAGCTGAAAAAGTTGGCTGCATTTTTATCTAAGATGGCAACTGATTTTCGTCTTCAGGGAAGTGGTCCGCGTGCTGGTTTCAACGAATTATTCTTACCCGCTGTTCAGCCAGGCTCTTCAATTATGCCGGGCAAAATTAACCCTGTTATGCCAGAACTGATCAATCAAATTGCTTATCAGGTAATTGGTAATGATGTGACTATCACGATGGCGGTTGAAGGTGGCGAGCTGGATCTCAATGTCTGGGAGCCGGTTATTATCAAGGCACTGTTTGAGTCGTGTAACTTACTAACTAATGCTATTCCATTGTTTGTTGAAAAATGTCTGAAAGACTTGTTACCCAACGAGCCTGTTTGCCGTGAATATGCGGAGAAAAGCACCGCATTAGCCACGGTGATAGCGACTCTGTTTGGCTACAAAGTAGGATGCCGTATTGCTGCGAAAGCCTTCGAGCAGAACCTTCGTGTGCGAGACGTTGTGCTGGACGAGCAGTTGCTGACGCCAGAGCAGGCTGACTATTTGTTGGATCCGATGGTAATGACAAATCCCAAAGCCAGTGCGGCAGCAGTCACCCGTTATCAACAGGAAATGGCGACTCCTCAGAAAAACTTGAACTCTGAGGTTAATACTAAGGAGCCAGCATAA
- a CDS encoding DUF1190 family protein — translation MKRSNQVVLASMRKNWRTFTVAPVTVAFAGVLSGCTDNSSEASIYQGLNDCVDDNPSYTSECQAAYQNALAEAERTAPKYQTQYDCSAEFGNNACVQSQQNNWFMPAMAGFMFSRMINNNNRGYYSQPMFRSSYPGSIFYDRWTTADGNDYGRSSYKKTKVRVSKDQMKPKATVNRTISRGGFGSTVSAKSSWNSSKSSSGSKGWGG, via the coding sequence ATGAAACGAAGTAATCAGGTTGTACTAGCCAGTATGCGTAAAAATTGGCGCACATTCACTGTTGCACCAGTCACTGTGGCTTTTGCAGGTGTGTTATCTGGATGTACAGATAACAGTAGTGAGGCATCCATTTATCAAGGGTTGAACGATTGTGTCGATGACAACCCTAGCTACACCAGTGAATGCCAAGCTGCCTATCAAAACGCACTAGCTGAAGCAGAACGCACAGCACCGAAATATCAAACGCAATACGACTGTTCAGCCGAGTTTGGTAACAATGCCTGTGTGCAATCACAACAGAACAATTGGTTTATGCCAGCAATGGCAGGCTTCATGTTCAGCCGAATGATTAACAACAACAACCGTGGCTATTATTCACAGCCAATGTTCCGCTCATCATACCCAGGAAGTATTTTTTATGATCGCTGGACGACGGCAGATGGTAATGATTACGGCCGTAGTAGCTATAAAAAAACCAAAGTCCGAGTATCGAAAGATCAGATGAAACCTAAGGCAACAGTCAACCGTACGATCTCTCGTGGTGGGTTTGGCTCAACGGTTTCAGCGAAGTCGAGCTGGAACAGCAGCAAATCATCATCCGGTAGTAAAGGATGGGGTGGATAA
- a CDS encoding DUF350 domain-containing protein, which yields MDVLANSLAGLGSFLLYFSMSLAFLMLFKFVYVRITPHDEWKLVKEDKNVAAAIALAGSIIGYSIAISGAASNSVNLIDFAVWGIVALLAQLIAFVIVRFGFMPKIVERIEAGEVPAGILMAATSVSVGLLNAACMTY from the coding sequence ATGGATGTTTTAGCAAATTCACTGGCAGGCCTTGGCTCTTTTCTTCTCTATTTCTCAATGTCATTAGCTTTCTTGATGTTGTTTAAATTTGTCTATGTGCGCATTACGCCACACGACGAATGGAAACTGGTTAAAGAAGATAAAAATGTCGCGGCGGCAATCGCATTGGCAGGTTCAATTATTGGTTACAGTATTGCCATTTCTGGCGCTGCCAGTAACTCGGTTAACTTAATCGACTTTGCCGTTTGGGGTATTGTGGCTTTGCTTGCTCAACTTATTGCTTTCGTTATTGTACGCTTTGGTTTCATGCCAAAAATTGTTGAGCGTATTGAAGCCGGCGAAGTACCAGCAGGTATTCTTATGGCAGCAACCTCTGTATCTGTTGGTCTACTGAATGCCGCTTGTATGACTTACTAG
- a CDS encoding YjfK family protein yields MFNWFKKKTTPEVSVPKSPEILGLRLGGAFELDDLKLRLIEPDLVIEGASRTQLIKAVGVVQLDEQTRLIRYYTDDEGFIQVLTQGETEADVSEVKLYYFYDTKPIDTESEWKHLLHNQIVQPTWELEGHTFDKVWDNSKPVAMTEKTWLENGSISETDQFVMIYEREVGNDIFESVLVSGEEKIIHNRAERCLSTSTGINLSPTDFKLIG; encoded by the coding sequence ATGTTTAATTGGTTTAAAAAGAAAACAACGCCTGAAGTTAGCGTACCTAAAAGCCCTGAAATCTTAGGATTAAGACTTGGTGGGGCATTTGAACTCGATGATCTTAAACTTCGTCTTATTGAACCCGACCTTGTTATCGAGGGGGCATCACGTACTCAGCTGATCAAAGCCGTTGGTGTCGTTCAGCTTGATGAGCAAACGCGTTTAATCCGTTATTACACGGATGACGAAGGCTTTATTCAGGTGCTAACCCAAGGTGAAACAGAAGCCGATGTCAGTGAAGTAAAACTGTATTACTTCTACGATACCAAACCGATTGATACGGAATCGGAGTGGAAGCATTTACTTCATAACCAAATTGTACAGCCAACGTGGGAGCTCGAAGGCCATACATTTGATAAAGTATGGGACAACAGCAAACCCGTCGCGATGACAGAAAAAACATGGCTTGAAAATGGTTCAATTAGCGAAACAGATCAATTTGTCATGATCTATGAACGTGAAGTGGGCAATGACATTTTTGAATCTGTTTTGGTGTCAGGCGAAGAAAAGATAATCCATAACCGTGCCGAACGCTGCTTATCCACGAGCACTGGTATTAATCTATCCCCTACAGACTTTAAGCTCATTGGCTAG
- a CDS encoding MmgE/PrpD family protein → MADPLILQIARWCVGLRFEDIPDEVIDIAKTALTDYVAVTIAGSDMPVAKNLQLFAVQRMAQGNCSVFGTEQKSNMAYASYANGAASHALDFDDVSWATIGHPTVTVAPVAFAVAEEQKLDGASILRAYIAGVEAQHQIARWVMPQLSEQGWHTTPTIGVFGATVAAGILLELDEDTLAHALAIAASSASGVRGNFGSQTKAMHAGLAAFNGINAVELAMIGVTGQSNVIESADGFAQCFTGISTLGGAEVTLGKYWDLKENGLVFKQYPCCSGSHPAIDCWDAFLQERSLDADDIEYLQVGVSLLGPRELVCNSPQNAIEAKFSMQYALAARLIHGGVGLTEFTDEAVLDQRIQALMPKIQMRIDPELEKLGFIGTAPVKIRIYLKNGEMISLGNDLAKGNPEKPFSQEEIDRKFMACVVSKYGENRCLHWLTALAHLETATYEELNQLLN, encoded by the coding sequence ATGGCTGACCCCTTAATACTGCAAATCGCACGTTGGTGTGTGGGTCTTCGGTTTGAAGATATTCCTGATGAAGTTATTGATATCGCCAAAACCGCATTGACCGATTATGTTGCCGTCACTATTGCCGGTAGCGACATGCCTGTTGCCAAAAATCTTCAACTGTTTGCCGTTCAGCGTATGGCACAGGGTAATTGTAGCGTGTTCGGCACTGAACAAAAAAGCAACATGGCTTATGCCAGTTATGCGAACGGGGCTGCATCTCACGCCCTTGATTTTGATGATGTGAGCTGGGCGACGATTGGTCACCCAACTGTGACAGTAGCTCCCGTGGCTTTTGCTGTGGCCGAAGAGCAGAAGTTGGATGGTGCGAGCATTTTGCGGGCTTATATCGCAGGCGTCGAGGCTCAACATCAGATAGCAAGATGGGTGATGCCGCAACTGTCTGAGCAGGGCTGGCATACCACCCCGACGATTGGTGTTTTTGGCGCAACCGTTGCCGCAGGGATCCTGCTTGAGCTTGACGAAGATACCTTGGCCCATGCGCTGGCTATTGCCGCGTCGTCGGCATCCGGCGTTCGGGGCAACTTTGGTAGTCAAACCAAAGCGATGCATGCCGGACTCGCGGCGTTTAACGGCATCAATGCCGTTGAACTGGCAATGATTGGCGTGACAGGGCAGTCCAATGTGATTGAGTCTGCAGATGGTTTCGCCCAGTGTTTCACCGGTATTTCTACGCTCGGAGGGGCTGAGGTGACATTGGGTAAATACTGGGATCTGAAAGAAAACGGTCTGGTCTTTAAACAATACCCGTGTTGTAGCGGTAGCCATCCTGCCATCGATTGTTGGGATGCCTTCTTGCAGGAAAGATCACTTGATGCTGATGACATTGAGTACTTGCAAGTTGGCGTGAGTTTATTGGGGCCAAGAGAGTTGGTGTGTAATAGCCCCCAAAATGCCATTGAGGCTAAGTTTTCAATGCAGTATGCCCTTGCTGCCCGGTTAATCCATGGCGGGGTGGGTTTGACTGAATTTACCGATGAAGCGGTACTGGATCAGCGTATTCAGGCGCTGATGCCGAAGATTCAGATGCGTATTGATCCCGAACTCGAAAAACTGGGATTCATCGGTACGGCCCCTGTCAAAATCAGGATCTACTTGAAAAATGGAGAGATGATCAGCCTTGGTAACGATCTCGCGAAGGGTAATCCAGAAAAGCCCTTTTCACAGGAAGAAATAGACCGGAAGTTTATGGCCTGTGTTGTATCCAAATACGGCGAAAATCGATGCCTGCACTGGCTGACAGCATTAGCGCATTTAGAAACTGCAACGTATGAAGAACTTAACCAACTCCTGAATTAA
- a CDS encoding PspA/IM30 family protein, which yields MSVWKKLFTAIKGGANDAAESVADGQALRILDQEIREAKQELRRSDEALVSIVAKRKMSQQKVEAFNNGITEYEGHARGAMEKGQQELALECAHKVAALRNEQQAEQTYLDQFIKSEQSMRTNITQAKDKLRQLEQQVDIVKANEAVQKAQSAVSATNVGANAKMHTAVESLERIKQRQTEKSAQLEAAAEMAEEQSGSSLDKKLAEAGITAGGKSSAEDELARILGK from the coding sequence ATGAGCGTTTGGAAAAAATTATTTACCGCAATTAAAGGCGGAGCAAACGACGCAGCAGAATCTGTAGCTGATGGTCAGGCACTGCGTATTCTTGATCAAGAAATCCGTGAAGCAAAACAGGAACTTCGCCGTTCAGACGAAGCACTTGTTAGCATTGTTGCAAAGCGTAAAATGTCACAACAGAAAGTGGAAGCATTCAACAACGGCATTACAGAATATGAAGGCCATGCACGTGGCGCAATGGAAAAAGGCCAACAAGAACTGGCTCTTGAATGTGCACATAAAGTGGCGGCACTGCGTAATGAACAGCAAGCTGAGCAAACATACCTTGATCAGTTTATTAAATCAGAACAAAGCATGCGCACTAATATTACACAAGCAAAAGACAAACTACGCCAGCTAGAACAACAAGTTGATATAGTTAAAGCTAACGAAGCGGTACAAAAAGCACAATCAGCAGTATCGGCAACTAACGTGGGTGCCAATGCTAAAATGCACACTGCGGTTGAATCACTAGAGCGTATTAAACAACGCCAGACAGAGAAATCAGCACAACTTGAAGCTGCAGCAGAAATGGCTGAAGAGCAATCGGGTAGTAGCCTTGATAAGAAACTGGCGGAAGCTGGTATCACAGCAGGCGGAAAATCATCGGCAGAAGATGAACTTGCGCGTATTTTAGGTAAGTAA
- a CDS encoding cytochrome-c peroxidase, with the protein MTTSNVLVMVVILTTVVACNDSSDDTLNNDELNNETPTVVSDSTVNAEESTENSEENNTSPPDDTIDPSPADPPPEEPIVQLFDKDGLPLPDLSINHDYEAYLNARPSYYMDAGARFGNVIDQDNTPADNNVTNAGAVLGRVLFYDIRLSANNTVACASCHIQRHGFSDPEVLSNGFDGGKTGRHSMGLTNATYYSRGRFFWDERAGTLEEQVLMPIQDSVEMGMNLFDLEVKLGLTSFYAPLFLAAFSDEAITSDRISRSLAQFIRSMVSYGSKYDQAFTAGGSDTPDFSAVFSEQELLGLRLFSGVPDDNSDSLGCDTCHQTSAHAADNKHVNGLDANTSADQGVGGGFFKVPSLRNIAVRAPYMHDGRFSSLAEVIEFYNSGVQAHPNLAPALRRRNSSNGRPVQFNLNQAEKEALVVFLEALTDEAFLVNPIFSNPFPEVINEESEPES; encoded by the coding sequence ATGACTACTTCCAATGTATTGGTTATGGTCGTTATTTTGACTACTGTTGTTGCCTGCAATGATAGTTCTGATGACACATTGAATAACGACGAGCTAAACAATGAAACTCCCACTGTCGTTTCCGATAGTACTGTAAATGCAGAAGAAAGCACTGAAAATTCTGAGGAAAATAATACCTCACCGCCTGATGATACTATTGATCCATCACCAGCAGACCCTCCACCAGAAGAGCCGATAGTACAGCTATTCGATAAGGATGGTTTACCACTGCCTGATTTGAGTATTAACCACGATTACGAAGCATATTTAAATGCGAGACCAAGCTATTACATGGATGCAGGCGCTCGTTTTGGTAATGTGATCGATCAAGATAACACGCCAGCGGACAATAACGTTACAAATGCCGGAGCAGTGCTTGGTCGAGTGCTTTTCTATGATATTCGTTTGTCGGCTAACAATACTGTTGCTTGTGCATCTTGCCATATTCAGCGGCATGGATTCTCTGATCCTGAAGTGCTGAGTAATGGCTTTGATGGTGGTAAAACAGGTCGTCATTCTATGGGGTTAACCAATGCCACCTATTATTCTAGAGGTCGTTTCTTCTGGGATGAGCGAGCGGGTACGCTAGAAGAGCAGGTATTAATGCCCATTCAAGATAGTGTTGAAATGGGAATGAATTTATTCGACCTTGAAGTTAAGTTGGGACTTACCAGTTTTTATGCTCCTCTATTTTTAGCGGCATTCAGTGACGAGGCCATTACCAGCGATCGTATATCAAGATCGCTAGCGCAGTTTATTCGCTCTATGGTGAGTTACGGTTCTAAATATGATCAAGCTTTTACGGCAGGAGGCTCTGATACTCCGGATTTTAGTGCTGTTTTTTCTGAACAAGAATTATTAGGCTTACGTCTTTTTTCTGGTGTGCCAGATGATAATTCAGATTCACTTGGCTGTGATACTTGTCACCAGACATCAGCTCATGCGGCCGATAATAAACACGTGAACGGGTTAGATGCCAATACAAGTGCAGATCAAGGCGTGGGAGGTGGTTTCTTTAAAGTGCCTTCATTGCGTAATATCGCGGTAAGAGCCCCTTATATGCATGATGGTCGTTTTAGTAGCTTAGCTGAAGTGATTGAATTTTATAATAGTGGTGTTCAGGCGCACCCTAATTTAGCCCCTGCGCTAAGGCGAAGAAATTCTTCTAATGGCCGTCCGGTGCAGTTTAATCTTAATCAAGCAGAGAAAGAGGCGTTAGTGGTGTTTCTTGAAGCATTAACAGACGAAGCGTTTTTAGTGAACCCTATCTTTAGTAATCCTTTTCCTGAGGTTATTAATGAAGAAAGCGAGCCTGAATCATAA